In Saccharicrinis fermentans DSM 9555 = JCM 21142, a genomic segment contains:
- the cysN gene encoding sulfate adenylyltransferase subunit CysN: MSEKNSGYLDMELLRFTTAGSVDDGKSTLIGRLLYDSKAIFEDQMEAIEKASERIGNEEVNLALLTDGLRAEREQGITIDVAYRYFATPKRKFIIADTPGHIQYTRNMVTGASTANVAIILVDARHGVLEQTMRHSYIASLLQIPHVIFCINKMDLMDYAEETFEKIKGDIDGFSSKLSVKDIRFVPISALNGDNVVDRSTKMDWYQGPTLLHLLENIHIGSDINHSDFRFPVQYVIRPQSAEFPDYRGYGGRIASGAVKVGDPITVLPSGFTSKVKTIDFFEDSLKEAFAPQSVTITLEDEIDISRGDMLVKSDNLPNTTQDLELMICWFNERNLVPRGKYVIKHTSADARCMVTGVQYKMDINSLEKNTDDLTVGMNDIAKVNLRVTKPLHVDSYQVNRFTGSIILVDEGTNETVAAGMIL; this comes from the coding sequence ATGAGCGAAAAGAATTCAGGATATTTAGATATGGAGCTTTTGCGTTTCACCACTGCGGGTAGTGTTGATGACGGTAAAAGTACTTTAATTGGCCGATTGTTGTACGATAGTAAAGCCATCTTTGAGGATCAGATGGAAGCCATTGAAAAGGCTAGTGAACGAATCGGAAATGAAGAGGTGAACTTGGCTTTGTTAACGGATGGTCTTAGAGCCGAACGTGAACAGGGTATCACCATTGATGTGGCATATCGTTATTTTGCCACTCCCAAACGTAAATTTATTATTGCCGATACACCCGGGCATATACAGTATACTCGTAACATGGTTACGGGTGCGAGTACTGCCAATGTGGCCATTATATTGGTGGACGCACGTCATGGTGTATTGGAGCAAACCATGCGTCATTCATACATTGCTTCTCTATTGCAAATACCTCATGTTATTTTTTGTATTAACAAGATGGATTTGATGGATTATGCAGAAGAGACCTTTGAAAAAATTAAGGGAGATATTGATGGATTCTCATCAAAATTGAGCGTAAAGGATATACGTTTTGTACCTATTAGTGCGCTTAACGGCGATAATGTGGTGGATAGATCCACAAAAATGGATTGGTATCAAGGGCCTACCTTGTTGCATCTATTGGAGAATATTCATATTGGAAGCGATATTAATCATAGCGATTTCCGTTTTCCTGTTCAGTATGTGATTCGTCCGCAATCTGCTGAATTTCCTGATTATAGAGGATATGGAGGTAGAATTGCGAGTGGTGCTGTAAAGGTAGGTGACCCAATTACTGTACTGCCTTCTGGTTTTACTTCTAAGGTGAAGACCATCGATTTTTTTGAGGACTCCTTGAAGGAAGCCTTTGCTCCACAATCAGTGACGATTACATTGGAGGATGAAATAGATATTAGTCGCGGTGATATGTTGGTTAAGTCCGATAACCTTCCTAATACGACGCAAGATCTGGAATTAATGATATGCTGGTTCAACGAACGTAATCTGGTCCCAAGAGGAAAATATGTGATCAAACATACATCCGCAGATGCACGTTGTATGGTCACAGGTGTTCAGTATAAGATGGATATTAATTCCTTAGAAAAGAATACTGATGACTTAACTGTGGGTATGAATGATATCGCGAAAGTTAATTTAAGAGTGACCAAACCTTTGCATGTTGATTCGTATCAGGTTAATCGTTTTACCGGAAGTATTATCTTGGTGGACGAAGGAACCAATGAAACGGTAGCGGCTGGAATGATTCTTTAA
- the proS gene encoding proline--tRNA ligase — protein MAKGLTKRSVDYSQWYNELVMKADLAENSAVRGCMVIKPYGYAIWEKMQQQLDKMFKDTGHENAYFPLFIPKSFFSKEADHVEGFAKECAVVTHYRLKNDPDGNGVVVDPDAKLEEELIVRPTSETIIWNTYKNWIQSYRDLPIKCNQWANVVRWEMRTRLFLRTAEFLWQEGHTAHATKQEALEETETMIQVYADFAQQYMGVPVIQGVKTANERFAGALETYTIEALMQDGKALQSGTSHFLGQNFAKAFDVKFANKEGKEDYVWASSWGVSTRLMGALIMAHSDDYGLVLPPKLAPIQVAIVPIYKSKEDLDKISVVVDEIVLKLKQRGVSVKFDDSDNRKPGWKFAQYELKGVPLRLAIGPRDIENNTVEVARRDTLTKEVVAIDGIDDYVTELLDVIQDNIYKKALDFRAEKTTEVNSYDEFKEILEKKGGFILAHWDGTAETEQKIKEETKATIRCIPLEGDKTPGKCMVTGKPSLQRVVFAKAY, from the coding sequence ATGGCAAAAGGATTAACAAAAAGGAGTGTTGATTACTCACAATGGTATAACGAGTTAGTAATGAAGGCCGATCTGGCTGAAAACTCGGCAGTGCGCGGATGCATGGTTATTAAACCTTATGGCTACGCTATTTGGGAGAAGATGCAACAGCAGCTGGATAAAATGTTTAAGGATACAGGACATGAAAATGCCTATTTCCCATTGTTTATTCCTAAATCATTTTTTAGTAAGGAAGCGGATCATGTGGAAGGTTTTGCAAAGGAATGTGCAGTGGTTACGCATTATCGTTTAAAAAATGACCCTGATGGTAATGGGGTAGTTGTTGATCCGGATGCTAAACTTGAAGAGGAGTTGATCGTCAGACCAACGTCGGAAACTATTATTTGGAATACTTATAAAAATTGGATACAATCTTATCGCGATCTGCCTATTAAATGTAATCAATGGGCAAATGTGGTACGTTGGGAAATGAGAACACGTTTATTTTTGCGTACAGCTGAGTTTCTGTGGCAGGAAGGGCATACGGCTCATGCAACCAAGCAAGAGGCACTGGAGGAAACAGAGACCATGATTCAAGTATATGCCGATTTTGCACAACAATATATGGGGGTACCCGTTATTCAGGGTGTTAAAACGGCTAATGAACGATTTGCTGGGGCGCTGGAAACCTATACGATAGAAGCATTGATGCAGGATGGTAAAGCTTTACAGTCTGGTACTTCGCACTTTCTGGGTCAGAATTTTGCCAAGGCTTTTGATGTGAAATTTGCGAACAAAGAAGGAAAAGAGGATTATGTGTGGGCTTCTTCTTGGGGTGTTTCAACTCGCCTGATGGGGGCTTTGATTATGGCTCACTCTGATGATTATGGTTTGGTATTACCTCCTAAATTAGCACCTATACAAGTTGCCATTGTTCCTATTTATAAGAGCAAAGAAGATCTGGATAAGATTTCGGTTGTAGTCGATGAAATAGTGCTCAAGTTAAAACAGCGTGGTGTTTCTGTGAAGTTTGATGATAGTGATAACCGTAAACCAGGATGGAAGTTTGCACAGTATGAGTTGAAAGGGGTGCCTCTCCGCTTAGCTATAGGACCTCGCGATATTGAGAACAATACTGTTGAAGTGGCGCGCCGTGACACTTTAACCAAAGAAGTGGTTGCTATTGACGGTATTGATGACTATGTGACAGAGTTATTAGATGTGATTCAGGATAATATTTATAAGAAGGCACTGGATTTTAGAGCAGAGAAAACCACAGAAGTGAATAGCTACGATGAATTTAAGGAAATACTTGAGAAAAAAGGTGGTTTTATTCTCGCTCATTGGGACGGTACGGCTGAAACAGAACAAAAAATAAAAGAAGAAACCAAGGCAACCATTCGTTGTATTCCTTTGGAAGGTGATAAAACACCGGGTAAATGTATGGTGACAGGCAAACCGTCTTTACAACGTGTTGTGTTTGCAAAGGCCTATTAA
- a CDS encoding OmpP1/FadL family transporter translates to MNHIKTIIGLFLSFTMISLNAQNYEDMLRYSQTQYSGTARTMAMGNAFASLGGDFGSLSINPAGIAVYRSSEFTLTPSIIINSTNSQLQGNKSDESKLSFAPSQIGFVGTYKPMRDVKNGLVSSHFSIGYSRNNNFNYKSMAAARNTDQSLARYFEENTNNSNDNWSQLSQLAYDSYLIDEVDDGMGGSYYSSFMNPGDKVHQTNILDKEGYSGEINLTGGVNISNILMLGASVNIVTMRYKEEAHYYEEYSLDDGQVNSYDVFNRYSVRNYLDASGVGINLKAGFIVKPMQFLRIGAAYHSPTWYNMEEEFGSGIDGLFFNDIDAVGGNSTYAHDYENIFEYKLITPEKLVAGASFVIGKIAIISADYEHINYANGKFKTNSNNYVDIAAIKEASDALEADLTSANNLRAGIEFRLGKQISLRGGYAYQGTPYKIEENDREIISYSAGLGFRNKNYFVDFAYKLSAYDSRYTSYNWDPSYDAELGIPYQTITETKDHFIALTMGWKF, encoded by the coding sequence ATGAACCATATAAAAACAATAATAGGACTTTTTCTGTCATTTACAATGATTTCATTAAATGCACAGAACTATGAAGATATGTTGAGATATTCTCAAACCCAATATAGCGGCACAGCCCGTACAATGGCCATGGGAAATGCTTTTGCATCACTGGGTGGTGACTTTGGTTCCTTATCCATTAATCCTGCCGGTATTGCTGTATACCGCTCTTCAGAATTTACCCTAACGCCGTCTATCATCATAAATTCAACCAATAGTCAGCTACAAGGTAACAAATCAGATGAATCAAAACTGAGCTTTGCGCCAAGTCAAATAGGATTTGTAGGTACCTACAAACCTATGAGAGATGTAAAAAATGGCTTGGTTAGTTCCCACTTTTCCATCGGATACAGCCGAAATAATAATTTTAATTACAAAAGTATGGCTGCTGCGCGCAATACCGATCAATCCTTAGCCAGATACTTCGAGGAAAATACAAACAATTCCAATGATAATTGGAGTCAACTTAGTCAACTGGCCTACGACTCTTATCTAATTGACGAAGTAGACGACGGAATGGGAGGTTCATATTATTCCTCTTTTATGAATCCAGGCGATAAGGTTCATCAAACAAATATTCTAGATAAAGAAGGTTACTCCGGAGAAATTAATCTTACCGGAGGTGTAAATATTAGTAATATACTAATGCTGGGGGCAAGTGTTAATATTGTTACCATGCGCTATAAAGAAGAAGCACACTATTACGAAGAATACAGCTTAGATGACGGACAAGTAAATAGTTATGATGTATTTAACAGGTATTCGGTTCGAAATTACCTGGATGCTTCGGGAGTTGGCATTAATTTGAAAGCCGGTTTTATTGTAAAACCCATGCAGTTTCTTAGAATAGGCGCAGCTTACCATAGTCCAACATGGTATAACATGGAAGAAGAATTTGGCTCCGGAATAGATGGCCTATTCTTTAACGACATAGATGCTGTGGGAGGTAATTCCACATATGCACATGATTATGAAAATATATTTGAATATAAATTAATTACTCCTGAAAAACTGGTAGCAGGTGCCTCTTTCGTTATCGGTAAAATAGCCATAATAAGCGCAGATTACGAACATATTAATTATGCAAACGGCAAGTTTAAAACCAATTCCAACAACTATGTTGACATCGCTGCCATCAAAGAAGCTAGTGATGCATTAGAGGCTGATTTAACAAGTGCCAACAATTTAAGAGCGGGTATTGAATTCAGGTTAGGAAAACAAATAAGCCTTAGGGGTGGTTATGCCTATCAAGGAACACCTTATAAAATAGAAGAAAATGACAGGGAGATAATTAGCTATTCAGCGGGTCTGGGCTTTAGGAATAAAAACTATTTTGTTGATTTTGCCTATAAGCTTTCTGCCTACGATAGCCGTTACACCAGCTATAATTGGGATCCAAGCTATGACGCTGAGCTCGGCATACCTTACCAAACGATAACAGAAACAAAAGATCACTTTATTGCCTTAACCATGGGGTGGAAATTTTAA
- a CDS encoding enoyl-ACP reductase FabI, translated as MGYNLLKGKRGIIFGALNDMSIAWKVAEMAHAEGATFTLTNTPVACRMGTLTELSEKCNAEVIPADATSVEDLEAVYARSMEVLGGKIDFVLHSIGMSLNVRKKRVYHDLNYSYLNKTLDISAISFHKLLQVGFKMDAISEWGSVVGLSYVAAQRSFYGYNDMADAKSLLESIARSFGYIYGREKKVRVNTISQSPTMTTAGSGVKGFDGLMDFSERMSPLGNATAEECAGYCLTLFSDFTRKVTMQNLFHDGGFSNVGMSLRAMTQYNKSFDVDDISSLD; from the coding sequence ATGGGATATAATTTATTAAAAGGAAAAAGAGGAATTATTTTCGGGGCATTAAATGATATGTCTATTGCTTGGAAAGTTGCAGAAATGGCACACGCTGAAGGTGCTACTTTTACATTGACCAATACGCCTGTTGCATGTAGAATGGGTACGCTCACCGAGCTTTCAGAGAAATGTAACGCAGAAGTTATTCCTGCGGACGCTACCAGTGTTGAAGATTTGGAAGCAGTTTATGCCAGATCCATGGAAGTGTTGGGTGGAAAAATAGATTTTGTATTACACTCCATCGGAATGTCATTAAACGTTCGTAAAAAGAGAGTGTATCACGATCTTAATTATAGCTATCTGAACAAGACATTGGATATTTCGGCTATATCGTTTCACAAGCTTTTGCAAGTGGGCTTTAAAATGGATGCAATCAGTGAATGGGGTTCTGTTGTGGGATTGTCTTATGTGGCAGCACAACGTTCCTTTTATGGATACAATGACATGGCAGATGCTAAATCATTGCTTGAATCAATTGCTCGTAGTTTTGGTTATATCTATGGTCGTGAAAAGAAAGTTAGGGTAAATACTATTTCCCAGTCGCCTACTATGACAACTGCAGGAAGCGGTGTGAAAGGTTTTGATGGGCTTATGGATTTCTCAGAAAGAATGTCTCCATTGGGTAATGCGACGGCCGAAGAATGTGCGGGTTACTGTCTGACTTTATTCTCTGATTTTACCAGGAAAGTAACCATGCAAAACTTGTTTCATGACGGAGGATTTTCAAATGTTGGAATGAGTTTAAGAGCCATGACCCAGTATAACAAGAGTTTTGATGTAGACGATATCAGTTCTCTCGACTAG
- the cysD gene encoding sulfate adenylyltransferase subunit CysD, with protein MDKYQINHLRELEAESIYVIREVAAQFEKPVMLFSGGKDSIVMFHLARKAFYPAKVPFSLLHIDTGHNFQETLDYRDNLMKKTGAKCIVRYVQDSIDQGKAVEEKGVNASRNKLQTVTLLDALEELKTDAAMGGGRRDEEKARAKERFFSHRDEFGQWDPKNQRPELWNIFNGRKNMGEHFRVFPISNWTEMDVWQYIYMENIELPNLYFTHKREVFNRDGVWMFKAPFMQLKPDEKLVEMDVRCRTIGDITCTGLTLSKADNLEDIIQEVAATRTTERGGRADDKRSESAMEDRKKEGYF; from the coding sequence ATGGATAAATACCAGATTAATCACCTGAGGGAGCTGGAAGCCGAATCTATTTACGTAATTCGTGAAGTGGCGGCTCAGTTTGAAAAACCGGTGATGCTTTTTTCCGGAGGGAAAGATTCAATTGTTATGTTTCACTTAGCCCGTAAAGCTTTTTATCCGGCTAAAGTACCGTTTTCGCTCTTACATATTGATACAGGGCATAATTTCCAAGAAACATTGGATTATAGAGATAATCTAATGAAGAAGACTGGTGCCAAATGTATCGTTAGATATGTGCAGGATTCTATTGATCAAGGAAAAGCGGTAGAGGAAAAAGGAGTGAATGCTTCTCGTAACAAGTTGCAAACTGTGACCCTTTTGGATGCTTTAGAGGAGTTAAAAACAGATGCAGCAATGGGAGGCGGTCGTCGTGATGAGGAAAAAGCGCGTGCCAAAGAACGCTTCTTTTCTCATAGGGATGAGTTCGGACAATGGGATCCCAAAAATCAGCGTCCTGAATTGTGGAATATCTTCAATGGTCGTAAGAATATGGGTGAGCACTTCCGTGTTTTTCCAATTAGTAACTGGACAGAAATGGATGTTTGGCAATATATTTATATGGAAAATATTGAGTTGCCTAACTTATATTTTACCCACAAACGCGAAGTTTTTAATCGAGATGGTGTTTGGATGTTTAAGGCGCCGTTTATGCAGCTTAAACCTGATGAGAAGTTAGTGGAAATGGATGTGAGATGTCGTACCATTGGTGATATCACTTGTACCGGTTTAACCCTTTCAAAAGCTGATAACTTAGAAGATATTATTCAGGAAGTAGCAGCAACCAGAACAACAGAGCGTGGTGGACGTGCAGATGATAAGCGTTCAGAGTCGGCCATGGAAGACCGTAAAAAAGAAGGGTACTTTTAA